In the genome of Xanthobacteraceae bacterium, one region contains:
- a CDS encoding HU family DNA-binding protein: MTKNDLIVQVSELSNLTRLQATAAVEATFDLITKALKAGDEVKIIGFGTFTVANRAAREGRNPRTGEPVQIAASKAPKFSAGKGLKDAINRDF, from the coding sequence ATGACCAAGAACGATCTCATCGTGCAGGTCTCGGAACTCTCGAACCTGACGCGGCTTCAGGCGACGGCTGCGGTCGAGGCGACCTTCGACCTCATCACCAAGGCGCTCAAAGCCGGCGACGAGGTGAAGATCATCGGCTTCGGTACCTTCACGGTGGCCAACCGCGCGGCAAGGGAAGGGCGTAACCCGCGCACCGGCGAACCGGTGCAGATTGCGGCGTCGAAAGCGCCGAAATTCTCGGCGGGCAAGGGCCTGAAAGACGCCATCAACCGCGACTTCTGA
- a CDS encoding HU family DNA-binding protein, giving the protein MADKKPATAPTHTLKHLAAQLAEDHQLSKKQGEAILNDLVTLITKLLKKGDRVRLSGLGILQVRKRAARMGRNPATGEQIQIKASKKVAFRAAKELKEAI; this is encoded by the coding sequence ATGGCAGATAAGAAGCCGGCGACTGCCCCGACGCATACGTTGAAGCATCTCGCGGCGCAGCTCGCGGAAGACCACCAGCTTTCGAAGAAGCAGGGCGAAGCGATCCTGAACGATCTCGTTACCCTGATCACCAAATTGCTCAAGAAGGGTGACCGCGTCCGCCTCAGCGGCCTCGGCATCCTTCAGGTACGCAAGCGCGCTGCCCGCATGGGCCGCAACCCGGCGACCGGCGAGCAGATTCAGATCAAGGCTTCCAAGAAGGTCGCCTTCCGCGCCGCCAAGGAACTGAAGGAAGCGATCTAA